A window of the Pseudomonas sp. B21_DOA genome harbors these coding sequences:
- a CDS encoding LysE family translocator, translating into MASLWLFILTLAVVLLLPGPDMILLLQTGARQGRGAALATALGLAIARACHVALAALGLAALFKTAPWTFDVVRIAGAAYLLWIGIQCFRSSLVPNLQTGEATPTEDQWRQAIRRGLLTNLLNPKALLFCSVLLPQFIVSDGAPVLTQFAVLGLVLVSVGLLFDSVVAMTGAALGRWLQHSPTAQRIQQWLFGSLLIGFAVRLSFIQQA; encoded by the coding sequence GTGGCAAGTCTGTGGCTGTTTATCCTGACGCTGGCTGTGGTTCTGCTACTGCCGGGACCGGACATGATCCTGCTGTTGCAAACCGGTGCGCGGCAAGGTCGAGGTGCGGCGCTGGCCACAGCGCTGGGCCTGGCCATCGCCCGTGCCTGTCACGTGGCACTGGCGGCATTGGGCCTGGCGGCGCTGTTCAAAACCGCACCGTGGACGTTTGATGTGGTGCGCATCGCGGGTGCGGCGTATCTGCTGTGGATCGGCATTCAATGTTTTCGCAGCTCACTGGTTCCGAACCTGCAAACAGGAGAAGCGACGCCTACCGAGGATCAGTGGCGCCAAGCGATCCGGCGCGGCCTGCTGACCAACCTGCTCAACCCCAAGGCATTGCTGTTCTGCTCGGTACTGTTGCCACAGTTTATCGTCAGCGACGGCGCGCCGGTGCTGACACAGTTCGCCGTGCTCGGCCTGGTGCTGGTCAGCGTCGGGCTGCTGTTCGACAGTGTTGTCGCCATGACCGGCGCGGCACTGGGCCGTTGGCTGCAACACAGTCCGACCGCCCAGCGCATTCAGCAATGGCTGTTCGGCAGCCTGTTGATTGGTTTTGCCGTGCGCCTGAGCTTCATTCAGCAGGCTTAA